The Streptomyces sp. CC0208 genome window below encodes:
- the hypF gene encoding carbamoyltransferase HypF translates to MSGPQAPTAVAENTPRRRRVTVRGVVQGVGFRPYLYGLATELALAGHVTNTPEGVVAEVEGSASAVARFCDLIAAQAPPLARVESVHHREMPPVGGTAFTIRTSRTGGPARTLVSPDSATCPDCLAELAAPADRRYRHPFVNCTHCGPRFTIVTGVPYDRANTTMAGFAMCADCAREYEDPADRRFHAQPVACPACGPRLKLVLAQEARIGDVEGADPVTEARALLKRGAILAVKGLGGYHLACDASNQEAVALLRRRKARGDKPFAVMARTADDVRHLVRLSPAERSLLEGRARPVVLLRRRPHPSYAPGDLRPAEAVAPRSPDLGVMLPYTPVHHLLLGLPGDPDGPRLLVMTSGNLSGEPIVTDDNEALERLAHLADAWLTHDRPIHVPCDDSVVRVCDGEPLVIRRSRGYAPLPVSLPLPVRPALAVGGDLKNAFCLGAGRQAWLSAHIGDMDDVGTQRVFERAVAQLESITGVRPEALVSDRHPGYRSAGWADRNAAHRPVVRVQHHHAHIAAAMAEHGLDGTRPVIGVAFDGTGHGDDGAVWGGEFLLADYDRFTRFGHLAYVPLPGGDAAVRRPYRMALAHLRAAGIDWSDDLACTTACPADELHLLERQLERDLNCVPTSSMGRLFDAVSSLAGVCHLAGYEAQAAVELEGAALRAPADDTTAYAFALHASEENRDGAVRADPAPVLAAIVGDLRGGVEPALVAARFHRGVTGLVHRMCARARERHGLDTVALTGGVFANTLLSSACAATLREDGFTVLRHHMVPPNDGGLALGQLMVAARATPTD, encoded by the coding sequence GTGAGCGGTCCGCAGGCTCCGACCGCCGTCGCCGAGAACACCCCACGACGGCGCCGGGTCACCGTCCGGGGAGTGGTACAGGGCGTGGGCTTCAGGCCCTACCTCTACGGCCTTGCCACCGAACTCGCCCTGGCCGGGCACGTGACCAACACCCCGGAGGGCGTCGTCGCGGAGGTCGAGGGCAGCGCCTCGGCCGTGGCCCGGTTCTGCGACCTGATCGCCGCCCAGGCACCGCCGCTGGCCCGCGTGGAGTCCGTCCACCACCGGGAGATGCCTCCCGTCGGCGGCACCGCGTTCACCATCCGCACCTCGCGCACCGGCGGACCGGCCCGCACCCTGGTCTCCCCGGATTCCGCCACCTGCCCCGACTGCCTCGCCGAGTTGGCCGCCCCGGCGGACCGGCGCTACCGGCACCCGTTCGTCAACTGCACCCACTGCGGCCCGCGCTTCACGATCGTCACCGGTGTGCCGTACGACCGGGCGAACACCACCATGGCCGGGTTCGCGATGTGCGCCGACTGCGCCCGGGAGTACGAGGATCCGGCCGACCGCCGGTTCCACGCGCAGCCGGTCGCCTGCCCGGCCTGCGGGCCTCGTCTGAAGCTGGTCCTCGCCCAGGAGGCAAGGATCGGCGATGTCGAGGGGGCGGACCCGGTCACCGAGGCCCGCGCGCTGCTGAAGCGGGGAGCGATCCTCGCCGTGAAGGGCCTGGGCGGCTACCACCTGGCCTGCGATGCCTCGAACCAGGAGGCGGTCGCCCTCCTGCGTCGGCGCAAGGCGCGCGGGGACAAGCCGTTCGCCGTCATGGCCAGGACCGCGGACGACGTCCGTCACCTCGTCCGGCTGAGCCCGGCAGAACGGAGCCTCCTCGAAGGCCGGGCCAGGCCGGTCGTCCTGCTGCGGCGGCGTCCGCACCCGTCGTACGCCCCCGGGGACCTCCGGCCCGCTGAGGCCGTGGCACCCCGCAGCCCCGACCTCGGCGTGATGCTGCCCTACACGCCCGTGCACCATCTGCTGCTCGGTCTGCCCGGCGACCCCGACGGCCCCAGGCTGCTCGTCATGACCAGTGGCAACCTGTCCGGTGAGCCCATCGTCACCGACGACAACGAGGCGCTGGAGCGACTCGCGCACCTGGCCGACGCCTGGCTCACGCACGACCGGCCGATCCACGTCCCGTGCGACGACTCCGTGGTCCGCGTCTGCGACGGGGAGCCGTTGGTGATCCGCCGCTCGCGCGGCTACGCCCCGCTGCCGGTCTCCCTCCCGCTGCCCGTGCGGCCGGCCCTCGCCGTCGGCGGAGACCTGAAGAACGCCTTCTGTCTCGGGGCGGGCCGTCAGGCCTGGCTGTCGGCGCACATCGGCGACATGGACGACGTAGGCACACAGCGGGTCTTCGAGCGCGCGGTGGCACAGTTGGAGTCCATCACGGGAGTGCGGCCCGAGGCCCTGGTCTCCGACCGGCATCCCGGCTACCGCTCCGCCGGATGGGCCGACCGGAACGCGGCGCACCGCCCCGTCGTACGCGTGCAGCACCATCACGCGCACATCGCCGCCGCCATGGCCGAGCACGGACTGGACGGCACCCGGCCGGTGATCGGCGTCGCCTTCGACGGCACCGGCCACGGCGACGACGGCGCCGTGTGGGGCGGGGAGTTCCTGCTCGCGGACTACGACCGCTTCACCCGGTTCGGACATCTCGCGTATGTTCCCTTGCCCGGTGGTGACGCCGCGGTGCGTCGGCCGTACCGCATGGCGCTGGCCCATCTGAGGGCGGCCGGGATCGACTGGTCCGACGACCTCGCCTGTACGACCGCCTGCCCTGCCGACGAACTCCATCTCCTGGAAAGGCAGTTGGAGCGCGACCTGAACTGTGTCCCCACGTCCAGCATGGGCCGCCTCTTCGACGCGGTGTCCTCTCTCGCCGGGGTGTGCCACCTGGCCGGATACGAGGCACAGGCCGCCGTCGAACTGGAGGGGGCGGCTCTGCGCGCACCCGCCGACGACACCACCGCGTACGCCTTCGCGCTGCACGCGTCGGAGGAGAACCGGGACGGCGCCGTACGGGCCGATCCGGCACCCGTACTCGCGGCGATCGTCGGCGACCTGCGCGGGGGTGTCGAGCCGGCCCTGGTCGCCGCGCGCTTCCACCGGGGTGTGACCGGCCTGGTGCACCGGATGTGCGCGCGGGCGCGAGAGCGGCACGGGCTGGACACGGTCGCCCTGACGGGAGGCGTGTTCGCCAACACGCTGCTCTCCTCGGCCTGTGCCGCCACCCTGCGCGAGGACGGCTTCACGGTCCTGCGGCACCACATGGTGCCGCCCAACGACGGTGGCCTGGCCCTGGGCCAACTGATGGTGGCCGCCCGCGCCACTCCCACCGACTGA
- a CDS encoding HypC/HybG/HupF family hydrogenase formation chaperone, whose protein sequence is MCLAVPGRVLDIEERDGTRMATVDFGGVVKEVCLEYLPDLQVGEYAIVHVGFALQRLDEESARQTLELFAELGLLQEEFGDPWETAAEAAGSEPVEEVGNK, encoded by the coding sequence ATGTGCCTGGCGGTACCCGGCAGAGTGCTGGACATCGAGGAACGGGACGGTACCCGGATGGCCACCGTCGACTTCGGCGGCGTGGTCAAGGAGGTGTGCCTGGAGTATCTGCCCGACCTCCAGGTCGGCGAGTACGCCATCGTCCACGTCGGGTTCGCCCTGCAACGGCTGGACGAGGAGTCGGCGCGGCAGACGCTCGAACTCTTCGCCGAACTCGGCCTGTTGCAGGAGGAGTTCGGCGACCCCTGGGAAACGGCGGCGGAGGCGGCGGGCTCGGAACCGGTGGAAGAGGTGGGCAACAAGTGA
- the hypD gene encoding hydrogenase formation protein HypD, giving the protein MKYIDEFQDPELARRLLDDIHATVTRPWALMEVCGGQTHSIIRHGIDQLLPEKVELIHGPGCPVCVTPLEVIDKALEIASRPEVIFCSFGDMLRVPGTGRDLFQVRGEGGDVRVVYSPLDALRIAQQNPDREVVFFGIGFETTAPPNAMTVHQARKLGIPNFSMLVSHVRVPPAIEAIMSSPSCRVQGFLAAGHVCSVMGMGEYPELAERFRVPIVVTGFEPLDILEGVRRTVQQLERGEHTVDNAYARAVRAEGNPAARAMLEDVFEVTDRAWRGIGVIPQSGWRLAPKYRAYDAEHRFSVEGIRTQEPAECRSGEVLQGLLKPHECEAFGTLCTPRTPLGATMVSSEGACAAYYLYRRLDMPATKAQEATPVV; this is encoded by the coding sequence GTGAAGTACATCGACGAGTTCCAGGACCCGGAGCTGGCACGCCGGCTCCTCGACGACATTCACGCCACGGTGACCAGGCCGTGGGCCCTGATGGAGGTGTGCGGAGGGCAGACGCACAGCATCATCCGCCACGGCATCGACCAACTCCTGCCAGAGAAGGTCGAGTTGATCCACGGACCCGGCTGTCCGGTGTGCGTGACTCCGCTGGAGGTCATCGACAAGGCACTGGAGATCGCCTCCCGACCGGAGGTGATCTTCTGTTCCTTCGGTGACATGCTGCGCGTGCCGGGCACCGGACGGGACCTGTTCCAGGTCCGCGGAGAGGGCGGTGACGTGCGCGTTGTCTACTCACCGCTCGACGCGCTGCGGATCGCCCAGCAGAACCCGGACCGCGAGGTGGTGTTCTTCGGCATCGGCTTCGAGACGACGGCACCCCCCAACGCCATGACGGTCCATCAGGCCCGGAAGCTCGGCATCCCGAACTTCAGCATGCTGGTGTCCCACGTCCGCGTACCGCCCGCCATCGAGGCCATCATGTCCTCGCCGAGCTGCCGGGTGCAGGGCTTCCTCGCGGCCGGCCATGTGTGCAGCGTGATGGGCATGGGGGAGTACCCGGAGCTGGCGGAGCGCTTCCGGGTGCCGATCGTCGTGACGGGCTTCGAGCCGCTGGACATCCTCGAAGGCGTGCGCCGTACCGTTCAGCAGCTGGAACGCGGTGAGCACACCGTCGACAACGCCTACGCCCGTGCCGTTCGCGCGGAGGGCAACCCGGCCGCCCGGGCCATGCTGGAGGACGTCTTCGAGGTCACCGACCGCGCCTGGCGCGGCATTGGCGTGATCCCGCAGAGCGGCTGGCGGCTGGCACCGAAATACCGCGCCTACGACGCCGAGCACCGCTTCTCCGTCGAGGGCATCCGCACCCAGGAGCCGGCCGAGTGCCGCAGCGGAGAGGTCCTGCAGGGACTGCTCAAGCCGCACGAGTGCGAGGCCTTCGGCACGCTGTGCACGCCTCGTACGCCGTTGGGGGCCACCATGGTCTCCAGCGAGGGAGCCTGCGCCGCGTACTACCTCTACCGGCGGCTGGACATGCCCGCCACCAAGGCCCAGGAGGCGACCCCCGTTGTCTGA
- the hypE gene encoding hydrogenase expression/formation protein HypE, which produces MSDTTDLPVPALDVEAWTCPAPLRDRPRVVMGHGGGGVLSAELVQQIFAPAFGGEVLAQMGDAAVLSLGGARLAFSTDSYVVRPLFFPGGSIGDLAVNGTVNDLAMSGARAAYLSCGFILEEGVELDVVSRVSEALGAAARTAGVEVATGDTKVVEAGHGDGIYINTAGIGLVPAGVDLRPERVVPGDVVIVSGAIGVHGVAVMSVREGLEFGVEIKSDCAALGGLVDAMLAVTSDLHVLRDPTRGGLAASLNEIAQASGTGVVIRERDVPVPPAVANACAILGLDPMYIANEGKLVAFVPREHADAVLGAMRAHPLGADSVIIGEAVEEHPGMVVARTGLGGTRVVDLPIGEQLPRIC; this is translated from the coding sequence TTGTCTGACACCACCGATCTCCCCGTCCCCGCCCTGGACGTCGAGGCGTGGACGTGTCCGGCGCCCCTGCGGGACCGGCCGCGGGTCGTCATGGGCCATGGCGGCGGCGGAGTGCTCTCCGCCGAACTGGTCCAGCAGATCTTCGCTCCCGCTTTCGGGGGCGAGGTGCTCGCCCAGATGGGTGACGCCGCCGTCCTCTCCCTGGGCGGTGCCCGGCTGGCGTTCTCGACGGACTCCTACGTGGTGCGGCCGCTGTTCTTCCCCGGCGGCAGCATCGGAGACCTGGCGGTCAACGGCACCGTCAACGATCTCGCGATGAGCGGCGCCCGCGCCGCCTATCTCTCCTGCGGGTTCATCCTGGAGGAGGGCGTCGAGCTGGATGTTGTCTCCCGGGTGTCCGAGGCTCTGGGGGCGGCAGCGCGCACCGCCGGTGTGGAGGTGGCCACCGGGGACACCAAGGTGGTGGAGGCCGGTCACGGTGACGGGATCTACATCAACACCGCGGGCATCGGTCTCGTCCCGGCGGGCGTCGATCTGCGCCCTGAACGGGTCGTCCCAGGCGACGTCGTGATCGTCAGCGGCGCCATCGGCGTCCACGGGGTGGCGGTCATGAGCGTGCGCGAGGGACTGGAATTCGGAGTGGAGATCAAGAGCGACTGCGCGGCGCTCGGCGGTCTGGTCGACGCCATGCTCGCCGTCACCTCTGATCTGCACGTCCTGCGCGATCCGACCCGGGGCGGCCTCGCAGCCTCGCTCAACGAGATCGCGCAGGCCTCCGGGACTGGAGTGGTCATCCGGGAACGCGATGTCCCGGTCCCGCCGGCCGTGGCCAACGCCTGCGCCATCCTCGGACTGGACCCCATGTACATCGCCAACGAGGGCAAGCTGGTGGCCTTCGTTCCGCGCGAGCACGCCGACGCCGTCCTCGGGGCGATGCGCGCCCATCCTCTGGGCGCGGACTCCGTGATCATCGGCGAGGCCGTGGAGGAGCATCCCGGCATGGTCGTCGCGCGGACCGGCCTGGGAGGGACGCGGGTGGTCGATCTGCCGATCGGGGAGCAACTTCCGCGGATCTGCTGA
- the adh gene encoding aldehyde dehydrogenase, with protein sequence MTRYAAPGTEGAIVSYQARYDHFIGGEYVPPARGQYFENPSPVNGQPFTEVARGTAEDVERALDAAHAAAPGWGRTSVTERSDILLKIADRMEANLEQLAVAESWENGKPVRETLAADIPLAIDHFRYFAGAIRAQEGSLGELDDDTVAYHFHEPLGVVAQIIPWNFPILMAVWKLAPALAAGNAVVIKPAEQTPASIHYWMSLIADLLPPGVVNIVNGFGVEAGKPLASSPRVAKVAFTGETTTGRLIMQYASENIKPVTLELGGKSPNIFFDDVWARDDDFRDKALEGFTMFALNQGEVCTCPSRALIQRGNYAEFLQAAVARTELIKPGHPLDTDTMIGAQASNDQLEKILSYLDVGRQEGAKVLTGGERIDYDGELKGGYYVQPTIFEGDNRMRIFQEEIFGPVVSVTSFDDFDDALKIANDTLYGLGAGVWTRDMNTAYRAGRAIQAGRVWTNCYHAYPAHAAFGGYKQSGIGRETHKMMLEHYQQTKNLLVSYSPKKLGFF encoded by the coding sequence ATGACCCGTTACGCGGCACCCGGCACCGAGGGCGCGATCGTCTCCTACCAGGCGCGCTACGACCACTTCATCGGTGGCGAGTACGTGCCGCCGGCGCGCGGTCAGTACTTCGAGAACCCGTCCCCGGTGAACGGGCAGCCCTTCACCGAGGTCGCGCGGGGCACCGCGGAGGACGTGGAGCGGGCGCTGGACGCCGCGCACGCCGCCGCCCCGGGCTGGGGCCGGACCTCGGTGACCGAACGCTCCGACATCCTCCTCAAGATCGCCGACCGCATGGAGGCGAACCTGGAGCAGCTGGCCGTCGCGGAGAGCTGGGAGAACGGCAAACCGGTGCGCGAGACGCTGGCGGCCGACATCCCCCTGGCCATCGACCACTTCCGGTACTTCGCGGGGGCGATCCGCGCGCAGGAGGGTTCACTCGGCGAGCTCGACGACGACACGGTGGCCTACCACTTCCATGAGCCGCTCGGTGTCGTCGCGCAGATCATCCCGTGGAACTTCCCGATCCTGATGGCGGTGTGGAAGCTGGCCCCGGCCCTCGCGGCGGGCAACGCGGTCGTCATCAAGCCCGCCGAGCAGACCCCGGCCTCGATCCACTACTGGATGAGCCTGATCGCGGATCTGCTGCCGCCGGGCGTGGTGAACATCGTCAACGGCTTCGGGGTGGAGGCGGGAAAGCCGCTCGCGTCCAGCCCGCGGGTCGCCAAGGTGGCGTTCACCGGTGAGACCACCACGGGGCGGCTGATCATGCAGTACGCCTCGGAGAACATCAAGCCGGTCACCCTCGAACTCGGCGGCAAGTCGCCGAACATCTTCTTCGACGACGTCTGGGCGCGGGACGACGACTTCCGTGACAAGGCGCTCGAAGGGTTCACGATGTTCGCCCTCAACCAGGGCGAGGTCTGCACCTGCCCGTCCCGGGCTCTGATCCAGCGCGGCAACTACGCCGAGTTCCTCCAGGCGGCCGTCGCCCGCACCGAGCTGATCAAGCCGGGCCATCCCCTCGACACCGACACGATGATCGGCGCGCAGGCCTCCAACGACCAGCTGGAGAAGATCCTCTCCTACCTGGACGTCGGCCGACAGGAGGGCGCGAAGGTCCTCACGGGCGGTGAACGCATCGATTACGACGGCGAGTTGAAGGGCGGCTACTACGTCCAGCCGACGATCTTCGAGGGCGACAACCGCATGCGGATCTTCCAGGAGGAGATCTTCGGCCCCGTGGTCTCGGTGACCTCCTTCGACGACTTCGACGACGCCCTGAAGATCGCCAACGACACGCTGTACGGCCTCGGGGCGGGCGTGTGGACGCGGGACATGAACACCGCGTACCGGGCAGGGCGGGCGATCCAGGCGGGCCGCGTCTGGACCAACTGCTACCACGCGTACCCGGCGCACGCCGCGTTCGGCGGGTACAAGCAGTCGGGGATCGGGCGGGAGACGCACAAGATGATGCTGGAGCACTACCAGCAGACGAAGAATCTGCTCGTTTCCTACAGCCCGAAGAAGCTTGGGTTCTTCTAG
- a CDS encoding GAF domain-containing protein → MTDPWVALEPGTDLAEQVRLLRRAHETFTEAGTVQRPVRPVVADSWRRSARAGVGPDGTADVELSDGDLGAYRAEHPLARVMPLFRELMGTFASDGEHLLAVCDEHGRLLWVEGHARTRQQAEWMNFVPGARWAENAVGTNAPGTAVAVDRPVQVFAAEHFIRRVQPWTCAAAPVHDPRTGRVLGAVDITGGDGLAHPHSLGFVQAVARAAESQLALLLPHHRATDTPELSALGRDEALVVAGGRRVRLSRRHSEILVLLSRHPEGLTGDELSCALYEDESVTPVTLRAELARLRRVLGPELLASRPYRLTVPVESDVAVVERRLESGAVAAAAAGYAGPVLPASQAPAVARLRRRVADGLRTALIAGRDPDLLADWAHAPWGEDDVEVWRALAAVRPTATVLARLAALESELAAPTATWLQRPRS, encoded by the coding sequence TTGACCGATCCATGGGTGGCCCTGGAGCCGGGGACCGACCTTGCCGAGCAGGTCAGGTTGCTGCGGCGCGCGCATGAGACATTCACCGAGGCAGGCACGGTGCAGCGGCCGGTGCGCCCGGTGGTGGCCGACTCGTGGCGGCGTTCCGCGCGGGCCGGTGTCGGGCCCGACGGGACGGCGGACGTCGAACTCAGCGACGGTGACCTCGGTGCGTACCGGGCCGAGCATCCGCTGGCACGGGTCATGCCGTTGTTCCGCGAGCTGATGGGGACCTTCGCCTCCGACGGGGAGCATCTGCTCGCGGTGTGCGACGAGCACGGCAGACTGCTGTGGGTCGAGGGCCACGCGAGGACCCGACAGCAGGCGGAGTGGATGAACTTCGTGCCGGGTGCGCGGTGGGCGGAGAACGCCGTCGGGACGAACGCCCCCGGTACGGCGGTCGCGGTGGACCGTCCGGTGCAGGTGTTCGCGGCCGAGCACTTCATCCGCCGGGTGCAGCCGTGGACCTGCGCGGCGGCGCCGGTGCACGATCCGCGGACCGGGCGGGTGCTGGGGGCCGTGGACATCACCGGCGGGGACGGGCTCGCGCATCCGCACAGCCTGGGCTTCGTCCAGGCGGTGGCGCGGGCCGCCGAGTCCCAGCTGGCGCTGCTCCTCCCCCACCACCGGGCCACCGACACACCTGAGCTGAGCGCACTGGGCCGGGACGAGGCACTGGTGGTCGCCGGCGGCCGCAGGGTCAGGCTCAGCCGCAGGCACAGCGAGATCCTGGTGCTGCTGTCCCGGCATCCGGAGGGTCTGACCGGGGACGAGCTGTCGTGCGCGCTGTACGAGGACGAGTCGGTGACGCCGGTGACGCTGCGGGCCGAACTGGCGCGGCTGCGCCGGGTTCTGGGACCGGAGCTGCTGGCCTCGCGGCCGTACCGGCTGACCGTGCCGGTCGAGTCGGACGTGGCGGTCGTCGAGCGGCGGCTGGAGAGCGGGGCGGTCGCGGCGGCCGCGGCGGGGTACGCCGGACCGGTGCTGCCGGCCTCGCAGGCTCCGGCGGTGGCGCGGCTCAGACGCCGGGTCGCGGACGGGCTGCGGACGGCGTTGATCGCCGGCCGGGATCCCGACCTGCTGGCGGACTGGGCACACGCTCCGTGGGGCGAGGACGACGTAGAGGTGTGGCGGGCGCTCGCGGCCGTACGGCCCACGGCGACTGTGCTGGCCCGGCTGGCCGCGCTGGAGTCGGAGCTGGCCGCGCCGACGGCAACGTGGTTGCAACGTCCGCGGTCCTAG
- a CDS encoding N-acetylmuramoyl-L-alanine amidase, translated as MERARPPLDRRRLLKGAVLAAVPYALLPETRAGAAPQPVDHPLAEWQPATTSNFTASDRPWSYRVDRVVVHVTQTTYTDALDIFRNPAKAVSAHYVVRSADGHIAQCVREADVAWHAGNWDYNTRSVGIEHEGWVDKPAYFTEALYQESAKLTAGICDRYGIPRDRAHIIGHYEVPGTDHTDPGPSWDWDRYLRMVQAV; from the coding sequence ATGGAACGCGCCAGACCACCGCTCGACAGACGGCGCCTGCTGAAGGGGGCCGTGCTGGCCGCCGTACCGTACGCACTGCTTCCCGAGACCCGCGCCGGGGCCGCCCCGCAGCCCGTCGACCATCCGCTCGCCGAGTGGCAGCCGGCCACCACGTCCAACTTCACGGCATCGGACCGCCCCTGGTCCTACCGGGTGGACCGGGTGGTCGTCCACGTCACCCAGACCACCTACACCGACGCCCTCGACATCTTCCGCAACCCGGCGAAGGCGGTGTCCGCCCACTACGTCGTGCGATCGGCCGACGGTCATATCGCGCAGTGCGTGCGGGAGGCGGACGTCGCCTGGCATGCCGGGAACTGGGACTACAACACCCGCAGTGTCGGCATCGAGCACGAGGGCTGGGTGGACAAGCCGGCCTACTTCACCGAGGCCCTGTACCAGGAGTCAGCGAAGCTGACGGCGGGGATCTGTGACAGATACGGCATCCCCAGGGACCGCGCGCACATCATCGGGCACTACGAGGTGCCGGGCACGGACCACACCGACCCGGGCCCCTCCTGGGACTGGGACCGCTACCTGCGCATGGTCCAGGCCGTGTAA
- a CDS encoding ROK family transcriptional regulator: protein MTAPLHDAHPAGPGRGLPDTQQGMRRRNLARVMHTVSAEGPLSRAAVASRIGLTRAAVSTLVDELIRSGLLEELGPERPGRVGRPGSALAVSGRGPAGIGAEVGVDHLAVCAVDLRGQVRSRAVRYGANRGRSPEPVIAELASLVSQVVAEGEGEGLWPAGLAVAVPGLVARDVRTVVRAPNLDWHDTDLGALLPQDLPLTVGNEANFGALAELWLGDGTPHDFLHVSAEIGIGAALVVDGQLLRGTRGFAGELGHVPVHPDGPRCPCGGRGCLEQYAGEEAVLRAAGLEPGEDRVGLLAQHAADGDEAVRGALREAGQALGIALTGAVNLLDPEAVVLGGALAGLAPWLLPSLRDELARRTAGPACPVSVSGLGSQGPLLGAAHSVVRAVLDDPAVVGERA from the coding sequence ATGACCGCACCGCTGCACGACGCCCACCCGGCGGGACCAGGGCGCGGCCTGCCCGACACCCAGCAGGGCATGCGCCGCCGCAACCTGGCCCGTGTGATGCACACCGTGAGCGCCGAGGGGCCGCTGTCGCGTGCCGCGGTCGCCTCGCGCATCGGCCTGACCCGGGCCGCGGTGTCGACCCTCGTCGACGAACTCATACGCTCGGGGCTGCTGGAGGAGCTCGGCCCCGAGCGTCCCGGCCGGGTGGGCAGGCCGGGTTCCGCGCTCGCCGTGAGCGGGCGCGGGCCTGCCGGGATAGGCGCCGAGGTCGGCGTGGACCACCTCGCGGTGTGCGCGGTCGACCTGCGCGGCCAGGTGCGCTCCCGGGCCGTGCGGTACGGCGCGAACCGGGGCCGCTCACCCGAGCCGGTGATCGCGGAACTGGCCTCCCTGGTCAGCCAGGTGGTGGCGGAGGGGGAGGGCGAGGGCCTGTGGCCCGCGGGCCTGGCGGTGGCGGTGCCCGGTCTGGTGGCGCGTGACGTCCGGACCGTCGTCCGCGCCCCGAACCTCGACTGGCACGACACGGACCTGGGCGCCCTGCTGCCCCAGGACCTCCCGCTGACCGTCGGCAACGAGGCCAACTTCGGCGCGCTGGCCGAACTCTGGCTCGGCGACGGCACCCCCCATGACTTCCTGCACGTCTCGGCGGAGATCGGCATCGGCGCCGCACTGGTCGTGGACGGGCAACTGCTGCGCGGCACCCGCGGTTTCGCGGGCGAGCTCGGCCATGTCCCGGTCCACCCGGACGGCCCCCGGTGCCCGTGCGGCGGGCGCGGCTGTCTGGAGCAGTACGCCGGCGAGGAGGCGGTGCTGCGGGCGGCCGGTCTGGAGCCGGGCGAGGACCGGGTCGGACTGCTCGCGCAGCACGCGGCCGACGGCGACGAGGCCGTACGGGGTGCCCTGCGCGAGGCCGGACAGGCACTCGGCATCGCGCTGACCGGGGCGGTCAATCTGCTGGACCCCGAAGCCGTGGTGCTCGGCGGTGCGCTGGCCGGGCTCGCGCCCTGGCTGCTGCCCTCCCTGCGGGACGAGCTGGCCCGGCGCACAGCGGGTCCGGCCTGCCCGGTGTCCGTGTCCGGCCTGGGTTCGCAGGGGCCGCTGCTGGGGGCCGCGCACTCGGTGGTACGGGCCGTGCTGGACGACCCCGCGGTTGTGGGCGAACGGGCCTGA